One window of Cydia strobilella chromosome 10, ilCydStro3.1, whole genome shotgun sequence genomic DNA carries:
- the LOC134744756 gene encoding uncharacterized protein LOC134744756 yields the protein MATKAAKLKEREFIKECIKLYRSLPSLWNVKSKVYYDRQRKKKAYAVLLTKYREMFPEATREDVKKKFNVLRTNYRKEFKKYLSAMAAGESYSPSLWYFNELDFLYDDESSEDFCESSILDAQSFTIDYEELTDIEESSAKKVKKLKTEEPADQEYPNIIEIRDEFYHWAMACASDLRKMERTQQLYAKKAFADIILEGQLGLLHRHSVKINESSSQVPQPL from the exons ATGGCGACAAAGGCGGCAAAATTAAAAGAGAGAGAATTTATCAAAGAGTGTATTAAGCTATACCGCAGTTTACCATCTTTGTGGAATGTAAAAAGCAAAGTTTATTATGACCGTCAAAGAAAGAAAAAGGCATATGCTGTTTTGTTAACTAAATACAGAGAAATGTTTCCTGAAGCGACAAGAGAAGATGTAAAGAAGAAATTTAACGTTCTGCGAACAAATTATCGCAAAGAATTCAAAAAGTACCTTAGTGCTATGGCTGCAGGAGAATCATACTCACCATCATTATGGTACTTTAATGAACTGGATTTCCTGTATGATGATGAATCATCAGAAGATTTTTGCGAAAGTTCTATCTTGGATGCCCAAAGTTTTACCATAGATTATGAAGAATTAACAGATATTGAG GAAAGTTCAgctaaaaaagttaaaaaattaaaGACAGAAGAACCAGCAGATCAAGAATATCCAAATATAATTGAAATCAGAGATGAATTTTATCATTGGGCTATGGCATGCGCTTCAGATCTTCGAAAAATGGAGCGGACTCAACAACTTTATGCTAAGAAAGCATTTGCTGATATTATTCTAGAAGGTCAATTAGGACTCCTACACCGGCACTccgttaaaataaatgaatcttcatCGCAAGTACCACAACCTTTGTAG